The Plasmodium relictum strain SGS1 genome assembly, chromosome: 9 genome window below encodes:
- the RFC5 gene encoding replication factor C subunit 5, putative: protein MWLEKYAPRSLDELTIHKDITERLKKLSAHKDLPHIIFYGTPGGGKSTRIDCLIKEIFKEEKIIRRPECITNVENKININVVQSNYHLELQCFELGNKDKIIVQSIIKELCSYKSSASFFSKSPMYRIFVFKDAEFLSEGAQAGLRRTLETYIKNARVILHLEHLSKIIEPLKSRCICIRVPLPTEEEIFSVLKNICDNENVSPSFNSLEFFKNLIETHGRNLRKCIMALEMTVYSNSTKTHQSLSVAATYINELCDFVFINPTQTKMKECVTKIQSLITCQIPVNFIFETTIKYLLRSNYDYKLKCYFLKLCSHFSYLSEASYDKSVSLIAFIVNANTAIVKYNLSKK from the coding sequence ATGTGGCTGGAGAAGTATGCTCCTCGCAGTTTAGACGAATTAACAATTCATAAAGATATAACAGagagattaaaaaaattaagcgCTCATAAAGATTTACctcatataatattttatggAACACCTGGAGGTGGAAAAAGCACTAGAATAGATtgtttaataaaagaaatatttaaagaagAGAAAATAATTAGAAGACCTGAATGTATAACAAAcgtagaaaataaaataaatataaatgtagTTCAAAGCAATTATCATTTAGAATTACAATGTTTTGAATTAggaaataaagataaaattattgtTCAAAGCATAATTAAAGAATTATGTAGTTATAAATCTAGTGCAtcctttttttctaaaagtCCAATGTATagaatttttgttttcaaaGATGCTGAGTTTTTAAGTGAAGGAGCACAGGCAGGATTAAGAAGAACACTAGAAacttacataaaaaatgCAAGAGTTATTTTGCATTTAGAACACTTATCTAAAATAATAGAACCATTAAAAAGTAGATGTATTTGTATAAGAGTTCCATTACCTACAGAAGAAGAAATATTtagtgttttaaaaaatatatgtgaCAATGAAAATGTTTCTCCATCTTTTAATTCActagaattttttaaaaacttaataGAAACACATGGAAGAAATTTAAGGAAATGTATAATGGCTTTAGAAATGACAGTGTATTCAAATTCAACAAAAACACATCAATCTTTATCAGTTGCGGctacatatataaatgaattatgtgatttcgtttttattaaccCAACTCAAACAAAAATGAAGGAGTGTGTGACAAAAATTCAGAGTTTAATAACATGTCAAATACctgttaattttatttttgaaacaACTATTAAATACTTATTAAGAAGTAATTATGATTATAAATTGAAATGCTATTTCCTTAAGTTATGCTCTCATTTTTCTTATCTGTCAGAAGCGTCATATGATAAAAGTGTTTCTCTTATTGCATTTATTGTAAACGCAAATACTGCTATAGTGAAATATAacttatcaaaaaaataa
- a CDS encoding SNARE protein, putative codes for MNYKYEVLDNEFINSTNKNENNNIENGNYSSTSLNNIYTKIVKIRKELEKSYNLFYSYNLVISNQKEENDSNLHNNSNLYKRSDVMNQNKNTKNNLTLNKINALTNSFFMNVETLKNTYSFINANNMNNKIMNNENVIWEKRIETLSKESNSYIKTLDNIYKNNLKQSEMNNKPNTYKSTKKKNLNDTISYLHNEKEILKQVENNLNIFHAQGMNTLNMIRKQNKFLKNVRKKVIDIYNYVGLSSSLIDTIKKVHKQNLIIVIVGIILSLIFFYVLYSYFKK; via the coding sequence atgaattataaatatgaagTGCTGGATAATGAGTTCATAAATtcaacaaataaaaatgaaaataataatatcgAAAATGGTAACTATTCAAGTACaagtttaaataatatatatacaaaaatagtaaaaataagaaaagagcttgaaaaatcatataatttattctattcatataatttagTTATATCAAAtcaaaaagaagaaaatgacAGCAACTTACATAATAAttctaatttatataaaagaagtGATGTTAtgaatcaaaataaaaatacaaaaaataatttaaccttaaataaaataaatgctttaactaattcattttttatgaatgttgagactttaaaaaatacttatTCCTTTATAAATgctaataatatgaataacaAAATAATGAACAATGAAAATGTAATTTGGGAGAAGAGAATTGAAACTTTATCAAAAGAATCCAATTCTTACATAAAAACATtggataatatatataagaataatttaaaacaGTCAGAGATGAATAATAAACCAAATACTTATAAAAGTaccaaaaagaaaaatcttAACGATACTATAAGCTATTTACATAATGAAAAGGAAATATTAAAACAGGTAGAAAATaacttaaatatatttcatgCTCAAGGAATGAATACTTTAAATATGAtaagaaaacaaaataaatttttaaaaaatgttcgtaaaaaagttattgatatatataattacgTAGGTTTATCCTCTTCATTAATTGATACTATAAAGAAAGTGCATaaacaaaatttaattattgtaATTGTAGGAATAATTTTAagtttgatatttttttatgttttatattcttattttaaaaagtga
- a CDS encoding acylphosphatase, putative has product MRPFNLFQSFLLFPQTKNFSSKNYFLRNIYNSSKMIYTFDFEVFGKVQGVYFRKYTKQEADNLNIKGYVQNTDRNTVIGKAESDQKESLEKFKNFLTNVGSPSSRIDKCIITNEKIINNFSSTNFFIKR; this is encoded by the exons atgagaccttttaatttatttcaatcttttcttttatttcctcagacaaaaaatttttctagcaaaaattattttttgagaaatatttataattctaGTAAAATGATATATACCTTTGATTTTGAAGTTTTTGGAAAAGTTCAAg gTGTTTATTTTAGGAAATATACAAAACAAGAAGctgataatttaaatataaaaggaTATGTTCAGAATACTGATAGAAATACTGTTATAGGTAAAGCAGAAAGTGATCAAAAAGAATCATTAGAAAAATTCAAAAACTTTTTAACAAATGTAGGTAGTCCTTCATCTAGAATTGATAAATGCATTATAACGAATGAAAAAatcattaataatttttcaagtacaaattttttcataaaacgATAG
- a CDS encoding endonuclease/exonuclease/phosphatase family protein, putative, with the protein MCDDFPKNLSLTINNKNESVFPKNKKIEEPKILLINTVNNELCLSKEVNNSKPCNVIRNTESPLVHRYRSRSEASGNANSNKNNFQNDKSRKIRLSSSNNRICNESKEELSSNLKKKNVGISILNSNNKNVLKFEKKNVIGYNYFNSRRKDFDTNDSNIIKTLPLSIYVGTWNCEYFDFSKDSHYEKKRNTTNYLKKNVHDSMYSTKINERYSMRAVTPLICFDSTNKLDSLHYSKNKHRNISNTCATGKYSQNITTENKESKSIPCNGNFDLINSCNVKHFEYKPAIYHNMDITIINTNGKKENISNDDKRRELNSIKKSGIEINKKKNNYDTLRVPGDDKIGAFWLNENTFKNKDEMIDLKNFKIEKNEQKLEKNYDFLQIKKNYCPTSKSNEGFLFSHWIQPYYDIYVICLQESISDNIIEYLSMYLKEVNQETYVFLPLADYKLSGYGDGAFLQMKSTTIAAWVRKTKLYPNGPVKLCASKSIAFNKLNNSKGCVSILLNIFNQFILFIGCHMPAKDQELRQKSREFVLAKLSEYFSNKATSNFKDVFHHVIWMGDFNFRVQGINLEKVIYYIKTNNLKELLKHDEGHSAYSCDLSISFQELPINFLPTYKKKEGRPIINKNDNKWVEKEYKLIHNIKWYKGGKQEPRIPSWTDRIFKWSCEKTKNCLAFVPNSYISPIPEEKSILMASDHNPVSCCFQMYKMKNEEDIPLTKVIFMY; encoded by the exons atgtgtgATGATTTTCCTAAAAATCTAAGCTtaacaattaataataaaaatgaatcagtttttccaaaaaataaaaagatagaAGAGCCAAAAATTCTTCTCATTAACACAGTAAATAACGAATTATGTTTATCTAAAGAGGTTAATAATTCTAAACCTTGTAATGTAATTCGAAACACTGAAAGTCCATTAGTTCATAGATATAGAAGCAGAAGTGAAGCATCAGGAAATGCaaattctaataaaaataattttcaaaatgATAAATCAAGAAAAATAAGGTTAAGCAGTAGTAATAATAGGATATGTAACGAATCAAAAGAAGAGCTTTCctctaatttaaaaaaaaaaaatgttggCATCAGTATtttaaatagtaataataaaaatgtacttaaatttgaaaaaaaaaatgtaataggCTATAACTATTTCAATAGCAGACGAAAGGATTTTGATACAAATGATTCTAATATTATCAAAACTTTACCATTAAGCATATATGTCGGTACATGGAATTGTGAGTATTTTGATTTCTCAAAAGATAGccattatgaaaaaaaacgAAATACtacaaattatttaaaaaaaaatgtgcaCGATAGTATGTATTcaacaaaaataaatgagaGGTATTCTATGAGAGCGGTAACACCTTTGATATGTTTTGATTCTACGAACAAATTAGATAGCTTGCAttatagtaaaaataaacatcGAAACATATCAAATACTTGTGCAACTGGAAAATATAGCCAGAATATTACAACAGAAAACAAAGAGAGTAAAAGTATACCATGTAATGGTAATtttgatttaataaattcttGCAATGTAAAACATTTTGAATATAAACCTGCAATTTATCACAATATGGACATAACGATTATTAATACAAATggaaaaaaagagaatatcAGCAACGACGACAAGCGTAGAGAATTgaattctattaaaaaaagtggcattgaaattaataaaaaaaaaaacaattatgATACATTAAGAGTTCCTGGCGACGATAAAATTGGGGCATTTTGGTTAAACGAAAacacatttaaaaataaagatgaaatgattgatttaaaaaattttaaaatagaaaaaaatgaacaaaaattagaaaaaaattacgATTTTTTacagattaaaaaaaattattgtccAACTTCAAAATCAAATGAAGGATTTCTATTTTCTCACTGGATACAACCATATTAtgatatatatgtaatatgTTTACAAGAATCTATATCTGATAATATTATAGAATATTTGTCTATGTATTTAAAAGAAGTAAATCAAGAAACGTATGTGTTTTTGCCGTTAGCTGATTATAAATTATCAGGATATGGAGATGGAGCATTTCTACAAATGAAATCAACAACTATTGCTGCTTGGGTAAGAAAAACTAAACTATATCCAAATGGACCAGTTAAATTATGTGCATCAAAATCTATAGcctttaataaattaaataatagtaaAGGCTGTGtatcaatattattaaatatttttaatcagtttattttatttattggtTGTCATATGCCGGCTAAAGACCAAGAATTAAGACAAAAATCCAGGGAATTTGTATTAGCAAAATTAAGTGAATATTTTAGTAATAAAGCTACTTCTAATTTTAAAGATGTATTTCATCATGTTATTTGGATGGGTGATTTTAACTTTAGAGTTCAAGGtataaatttagaaaaagtaatttattatataaaaactaataatttaaaagaattactAAAACATGATGAAGGACATTCTGCTTATTCATGTGATTTATCAATAAGCTTTCAAGAATTACCAATCAACTTTTTACctacttataaaaaaaaagaaggtagaccaataattaataaaaatgataacaaATGGGTTGAGaaagaatataaattaattcatAACATAAAATGGTATAAAGGAGGAAAGCAAGAACCAAGAATACCAtca tggACAGATAGAATTTTTAAGTGGTCATGTGAAAAAACAAAGAATTGTTTAGCATT